GATGTATTCAGACAGGGTTTGGGAAcacattgtgtttttaaacCCAAATCTTCCACTAAAGTGTACATTTAAGTATGAAAACACATTCATACCTTTGAACCTCTGTATGTGCCATGTATAACCCTCGTTTATCTAAATGTTGACTTGTGTTTTCAGCTTCTGGACAACAGTCCCCTTTACAGGTTTTTAGAGTGTTTATTGCATACTGTATTCCTGTACAGAAATGATCAGGGTTTACactgaaattatttaaaatattaattcacTATCTACTAATTGCTATAAAGCATATAAAATTTAATGTGATACCATACAAAGGTAAGATATTACTCAGAGTTATGCCAGAGTTATGAAATCATATTCAGCTTCCTCTTCATAGTTTATCCCTACAGACTTAGAGACAATGGGGTTGTTTACTTAGAAATGGCTGGTTGGTCCGATCTGCGAGAAAAAACATGAAAGTGGAATGCAAGAGGAATTCTGAgaatttttattgaaatgatTTTCAGCACATAATCAGAAACTATTCTTTTTCAAATAACGCTGACTTTGCTGTCAGTAACTATCTGttaattatatgtttataaaatgCTAATTTTCTGTAAATATACTGATGAGTTTCAAACAAGTGGTAAACTATATAGATTATGTTTGTCTTTCTTGCTGCTCAGATCAGCAGCTcttaaatgatgtatttttcTCTTCTATCTTAAAGATGCAGACAATAAAGGAAGGTTCAGCTCTCCAGTATTGGATGTAACTGAACGGCAGATCACCCTAGAGAAGAACCAGATGGTCCAGCTGAACTGCAGGTGACAAACCAGAGTATTTCATTAGGTttcacaggcagacagacatataCGCCATTGCGAGGTCGTTGACCCAGGCCAGTAAACTACCCATTAATTCTTTTTACATTAAGATAAGATGGTTATGAGAAAAATAATTGTTCAAAGGTACACAATCTTCATCCAGAACTGTGATCAAAATGAACAAGCACAATATTGGGTAACATAAACCACCAATTTTACAGGGGACGATGGGAGCTGGAGTGGGTGCTCCCCTCGGGTGTGAGCAAGAACCAAGTGAGTGCTCAAGTAGAAGAGACTCGTTGTGGCAAGCGTGCAAACCACTACTGCAGCCGCCTTACCCTCAGTCCTGCCTTAGCCCAGCATACAGGATCCTACCGTTGCCGCTATTTGCACAAGCAGCGCAAACACACCTCTGTCTACGTCTTCATCGCAGGTAAGAGGCTCCCTGTGCCATTTATACTCAAAGGTAGTGAGATACTCCAAGATCTGGTGAACTCACCGACCATTTCTGTTTGTTAAGGCAAAACAGGATGCAAAAGGAAGTCCATAATATCTAAACAGCATTTTCTCCCAGCACAGCACATCCGACTAAGTGAATAGGTCTGGCATGGGTTCTCACTGTCTCCCCCATTTCTTGCCTATATATAGCCTGCAACTTTCATTTAAGAGCTACCTTAGGGGGGACAGAAATAGCCCCAGCTGTCGAAAGGCACAGCTCTTGGGCAGCCTTTCCCAAGGCAGCAGGTCTTATCTCCCTTGTTCAGCCTTGCTGTCCGCATCCTGTGCTGCTCATGGGGGGCTGGTGGGGGACAGGGATGGGGAATAGGATGTCTCCCTTGGCAGAGGAGTGCTGAGCATTTATAACTGCTTGAAAATAAAGGTGAAAGGGATGGGTATTAAACTGAGGAAGCATCCCTGGGCAGTAAGGATTTGCTGGTAGACAGCATCATCCATtatgaagcagaaaaaatgtcCAAGAAACAGGGACCTTGAGTGAGTAAAATAAGCACCCGGTCACCAAACAAGGCCTCTGAGGGCCATCAATTGCTCTTGTGACCATGTCCATTAagcctctccctccctcttttaTATGGAATCAAAGCACATCAAGGAAGCCCCTGCATCCAGGAGTCCTTGGGGTACTTTTGTTCAAATGTTCagagatttcttttctttcctttaataATGCTAGAGTAACAAACAATGGAGCGAGCAACACCCAAGCTCTTTCAATACCACAAGATGATTTGAGCTGCAAAAGAAAGTGCAACCAAGCctacaaacaacacacaaagcTTTTGATAACTAGCAAACAATATTTCTTGCTGACTCCAAATTGTTATCTGTGGTCAAATTCTTTGTGTGGTATTTGGTAACCAGCTTTGTGTGTTCAAAggaatgtatatgttttttcctGACCCCAGTGTTTGGGTTTCAGATAGCCAGCAGCCATTTGTAAAGGTGCAGAAAGAGATCCCAGACGTGGTCTATATGAAGGAAGGAGAAGACTTAGTGTTCCCCTGCAGGGTCACTAACCCAGACTCCAAAGTTTCCTTGGTCAAAGTGAGTACCAAATCCCTGAAGTCATCCAAAAACATTAGCAAATTAACCTTTTTTGCCCACATTATTATTTTGTCCACCATTATactatatatgtactatatttGATGAACCACCATCCATttgtcatcatcttcatcaaaaTTATCATGGTCTTATTTTTTGTCCATTGATCTACTCTCAAACctcaatattataaaacatattattataattgtattgcTTATTTCCAGTAATGGCAACTCATTTATAGTGTTTGTGATTAATAGTGAATGTGCAACAATAGTTCAACCTGCATTACACATGTTCTTGGAAACAATATTTCTCCTTTTAATCTCCACCTAGTAACCACTGGCATTTTTCATGAAACTTATCTGCTTCTCTCTTCCCTCACTGCTCATCACCCTCTCCACCCATTTCATCATAACAGTCCCTTCCCCAGCACTATGATCTACCATATGCAACTACAttatttcttaatatttttCTATCCTTTGCTGTATGGTGAAACTTAGCAAGTCAGTTACAAATTCATTCATGAATTTCTCAAATTCCTGTTCCTTTCCTCCCATTGGCCCTGCTCCAGCAAAGTTCAAGTGAttgggtttgtgtttgtgtatagacAAGAGTCTTTCCCTGGCTTCCGTGTGACAAAGTTACCTGCCTTACGCCAACAGGCAAAGAGAGTGGCGCCCCCGGCTTCCTCCGTCTTACTGGCACCATGTAAAACCCCGGAGATGTAGACAGGACGCAAGGGTCTACGTGCCCCCACCTTAACTTGTCCTTGTATTTAGGGAACTGCTGATGTCTTCTACAGCTGTCTGCATCAACTTAGCCAATCATCAGACATTAATTTGAATAATGTATAAGGTTGAATCTGGTGTCAGTCTTAGGGGACAACTGTTCATGCCATTTTTAGCTATTTCTGTATCTgagagttaaaaaaaactgttcagaATGAGTGAACTAGAGCGGAAAAGAGCAAAATGACCAGTTCCCTTAGCGCTCCCTTTGGCTCTGCTTTCAGGATGGGAGCTGTTTTGGGATCTGCCATCGATATGACATCCCTCTCCTCCCCTTGGCTTGAAAAAAGCTTCCCATTTAATTTCAGCCTGCTGTGTTTATGTAATGCTTGACCCTCTGTACAAAGTCACCAAAGTAATCAGTCTAAAAATACAAGGCCATCTTGATCTCCCATTCAAAGTTGGACTGTAACACATTACTAGagtgtttttttctggaaaagattttcttttcttttttttttttttttttgcagacgaATATCTTTAATCTCACACCTCTTGCATAAGGAACAATACTCTGGGGGCCAAACTCTCACAGAAGCTGTAAAAGTGGACAGGGGGCCCTTCCAAAGATTGACCTGAGGGCCCCAGCCGCAGTGTCTATATCCTGTAGTAACAGGATGTGAGGCGATGGACTGGAGTCACGTTTCCATATCCTCAACACTCTCAGGCTCTGTACAAGGGATTTTAGTAGAGGGGAGGAGGGGGCATCTTATACTATGCGTGTGTAGAATGTAAGATCATAAAACAGGAAACATTGGCTATGTAAGACCTGTATGGGAACACATTGAAAATGGCTTAGCTAACACATTCATGGTGTTGACCTGTTCACACTGGAAAGGAGGTGTCCACCTGATCCCTTGAGAAAGGGCAGGGCACTTCCAAGCTGTCACAGCTCCTCAAGTAAACATTTCCTCCcctggatttaaaataaaataaaatcataatacaGCTCTTCAAGAATCCTGGTAAACACAATCCTGTTACCAAATCAGTCTACAGCAGACGGTAAAATAGAATattattggctagatttcacaagAAGGTGTTTGACTGTAGTTAATTTGTAATTGAACTTTAGGGATATAAATAGCTGCAAGAGTTCCTGTTAAGTTGAATGGTTTATGTTCTAATCATTACAGTTTCCTGACCGAAGACTTGGCACtgatcagaggaacatcatttGGAATAACAGAAAGGGCTTTGTTATCCGAACCCCCACATACTTCTACATTGGTCTCTTTTCCTGTGAAACCATCATCAATGGGACAAAATTCACCAACAAGTTCTTGACTTACAGACCCGGTATGATAACAATGTAGACAGATAAGTCATAGGATAAATGTGATCTTTTAAATGAACAGAATtttcacttttgttttattctctCCAGTGAATAAGATCCAACAGGTATATCTAAACAGCACAGGCTTGGTCCAAGCTCTGCAAGGAGAGAGACTGGCCTTAAACTGCACTGTTACAGCTGAGTGGAACTCAAGAGTGAAAATCAACTGGAGTTACCCTGGAAAGGTAACACAAATGTTCATCCAGAAAATATCAGAGACTACCATAATGTTCAGATTTAACATATTTCATTTTTGCACATTATTATCAGCTTCTTAAATCTTGACATTACTCAACCAGATACATGTATAAAACGTTTCTCTGTCTGCAGGGTAATAGTTCGGTCTCAATCAGTCGGCGTATAACACAGAGCAAGACCAATGTTGTGTTCTACAGCATTCTCACTGTCCACAAACTGCACAAGGCTGATAAAGGACTCTACACTTGCCATGTGACAAGTGGACCAGCAAAGCGGGAAGTCAACACCTCAGTCATAGTTTATGGTAAAGTTTTCAAATCTCTATTACAAGAGCAATAAGCTTAAATAAGTTTACAGTTTTTATGTGTTTCTAATAAACATGCATGTCTTTTGATTTTCAGATCAGCCCTTCATCACATTAAAGCATAAAGATGGATCACTGGTATATGCACATGCAGGGCAGAAATCCTTTCGCCTGTTCCCCAAATTACGGGCTTTCCCTGAACCTGAAATTGTCTGGTAAATCAGTGGAAAATGGAAACACCACATACTCTAATCAATGGTTTCAATATGCAAGCTTTCAATTTTATTAACGTTCTCTTTGTGTGATCGTTGGTCAGGCTGAAGGATGGGATGGTGGCAGATGAGCAGTGTTCACGATACCATGTAGATGGCTATTCTCTGGTGATTCGAGATGTTGCAGAGGAGGATGCTGGGGTCTATACCATCCTCACTCGTATCCAGCAGTTTGGTCTTTATCGGAACCTCACACTCTCACTTGTGGTGAACGGTATGCATGTCTTCAAAACTTAGAATGTATATTGCTATTTAATGGGGCTTTTAGTGGCATCCATAGGTTATGTGTTTGGTTGTAAACTGAAGGTCCTTACTATTCTCTTCCCTCTCAAAGTTAAACCTCAGATTGGTGAGAAAGCTGTAGCAGTGCGTGATACAGCAACTATGCCACGGTTCAGCAGGCAAGCCTTCCGCTGCACTGCTCATGGAGTCCCAAGACCTCAAATCCAATGGCTCTGGCATCGCTGCCCTTCTAAAGGCCTGTAAGTGCCACACTATCCTGAGCACATTCACCTACTGCAACAAGAAATGGTACACATTGCATTTGGACATTAAGCCAGAACAAATTTagctgaaaaaatattttgttggatGTTGAATCTGTATCCTCCTTTCTTAGACACATGGATTCCCAACAGCACACCAACTTAGATATTAGTCATAgtgtgtttgatttgtttttgttcatgccTATAGCACTAGTGTCTTATGtatgtgtctgtttgtttgtgaatGGAGACATGTTTTGTCTATTTCAGCATGAGTTCAGACAGGGTTTCCTCTTAGCCTCTAGAACAGATGGTTTAGCAACTCTTTCATGTGTGTCTATTCATTTTTGTGTGAACAAatgatggtgtgtatgtgtgtgtgtgtgtgtgtgtatttgcatgaATGTGTGCCTGGTACATTCGTGGAACTCAGTGTAACCTGGAGTTAAAAGCcccaaaaaaaacttcaaaagaGATGAGTTCCGCT
This sequence is a window from Silurus meridionalis isolate SWU-2019-XX chromosome 21, ASM1480568v1, whole genome shotgun sequence. Protein-coding genes within it:
- the flt1 gene encoding vascular endothelial growth factor receptor 1 isoform X4, producing the protein MLEIFLVMLCGLTSRGMTKDADNKGRFSSPVLDVTERQITLEKNQMVQLNCRGRWELEWVLPSGVSKNQVSAQVEETRCGKRANHYCSRLTLSPALAQHTGSYRCRYLHKQRKHTSVYVFIADSQQPFVKVQKEIPDVVYMKEGEDLVFPCRVTNPDSKVSLVKFPDRRLGTDQRNIIWNNRKGFVIRTPTYFYIGLFSCETIINGTKFTNKFLTYRPVNKIQQVYLNSTGLVQALQGERLALNCTVTAEWNSRVKINWSYPGKGNSSVSISRRITQSKTNVVFYSILTVHKLHKADKGLYTCHVTSGPAKREVNTSVIVYDQPFITLKHKDGSLVYAHAGQKSFRLFPKLRAFPEPEIVWLKDGMVADEQCSRYHVDGYSLVIRDVAEEDAGVYTILTRIQQFGLYRNLTLSLVVNVKPQIGEKAVAVRDTATMPRFSRQAFRCTAHGVPRPQIQWLWHRCPSKGLPARLA
- the flt1 gene encoding vascular endothelial growth factor receptor 1 isoform X3, with amino-acid sequence MLEIFLVMLCGLTSRGMTKDADNKGRFSSPVLDVTERQITLEKNQMVQLNCRGRWELEWVLPSGVSKNQVSAQVEETRCGKRANHYCSRLTLSPALAQHTGSYRCRYLHKQRKHTSVYVFIADSQQPFVKVQKEIPDVVYMKEGEDLVFPCRVTNPDSKVSLVKFPDRRLGTDQRNIIWNNRKGFVIRTPTYFYIGLFSCETIINGTKFTNKFLTYRPVNKIQQVYLNSTGLVQALQGERLALNCTVTAEWNSRVKINWSYPGKGNSSVSISRRITQSKTNVVFYSILTVHKLHKADKGLYTCHVTSGPAKREVNTSVIVYDQPFITLKHKDGSLVYAHAGQKSFRLFPKLRAFPEPEIVWLKDGMVADEQCSRYHVDGYSLVIRDVAEEDAGVYTILTRIQQFGLYRNLTLSLVVNVKPQIGEKAVAVRDTATMPRFSRQAFRCTAHGVPRPQIQWLWHRCPSKGLSPARLA